The Methanocella arvoryzae MRE50 DNA window ACTTCTGTGAGGTTACAGCCCCTCACACATAAATGATTGACTATTTTGTATAAATACTTTTAGTGCATGGGTGGAAATTATTGATTATAAATACGGAAAAAGTTTAAAAAATAATGTGTCGGCGTTTTACCCTTATCCGGGGTCTGGCGCACGCGAGATTAAGCTAAAAAGAAAGGGGGAAAACCCGTCTCATGGTCTATCGAGGCGGGGCCTCCCGGTAGGATTTCCACTTCTCGTAGCAGTCCTGCAGGCTGGAGCCCACACTCCTGATGTCCCCGCAGTCCTCGCATACGGCGAACTTTTTGCCTTCTTTTTCGAAGTAGATCACTTTTATCCGGCTACTGCTGCATTTCCTGCAGATCGACCCGGTGGCGACGGGTATGCAGCCTTCAGCCACATCCGATACTTGCTTATGCATCCGTCACGACCGTCACTGTGCTACTTTGTAGTCTTCGATGAGCATGTCCAGGATCTGTTCGGGCTCCATATCTCCCAGATCCGCGCGCTCCAGGTATCTCATAATATTCTTCACCTGCTCCACGTTATCCTTGTTGACCCTCATGATGGTCTCGTAGGTGCGCTGCTTGAGCTCCGGTGTGATCTTCTTCATACGCTTGCCACTCATTCCTGTGGTATCGATGACGATGCCAATGCCGAGCACGAAACGGTACGGGAAGTTGTTCTCGCTGTGCCACGATTGCCTCGACTTCTTGATCGATATCATCCGGTTGCCCATGCTCACGCTCGAAATGTGAAGTATGGTATCAGCCAGGTACATCGGGATGATCGTCTCACTGCCAGTCATTTCACCGGTCACCCCGTGTTCTTCGATAGTGCTGAGCACCGTTCCCATGCGCTTGGTTTCTTTGAACAGCTGAGAGATGAGCATGCGCTGGTCGTACTTGTTCTCGTTAGCCCAGATCACAGGCGTCAACGGATCTACGACGATGCGGGCTTGCGAGCCTTCCCATTCGCTGACAAACCGGGGTAGCTCTTCCTTGATGAAATCTGCGAGGTCTTTGCCCGCGGCCTCCAGGAACACCAGCGAACCTTTCTCGACGTACTGCTCGATGTCTTCCCAGCCCATGTTCCGGGCCTCTTCGATGATCTGGGATCGAGGCTCTTCGAGGGTGATGTAGATCGCGTCTGATCCGTTCTCCAGCCCCTTTCGGAGGAATTGCAGAGCCATGGTCGTCTTACCTGTACCAGCCGAGCCAACGAGAATCGTGGCGGAATGCTCGTTGAAGCCTCCGTCAAGGAGGCTGTCTAAGCCTAGAATGCCAGTCTTGAGCTTTTTCATCTGTTCACCTTACCATCCTGTCGATTATCTGTTCAGTGGTCACCGTACCAAAGTGCTTTTCTATCTCTCTTAGCAGATCGTGGCTGAAGGCCCGGAACTCCTCGCGGTTTTCCCGCAAGCGACTCTCCAGTGCCTCCCGGCCCACGTCGACGTTATTCAGGTGGCTGTTGATCATGTCGGCGACAGTCTGAATTTCGAGCATTATCGAGACAACATCGAACTCTTTGTCGAGGATGCAGCCGACTATGCCATTTTCCATACTGTATAATATGACCGACCCTTCTGTGGTCTCGAAGATGGTCCTCCGGAGCGGCACGTTTCTCATGCTCTGCATGAGCGGTGTCAGCTTCCGGACGATCTGCATGAGCGAGCTTTCTTTCTGCCTGGGGACCGCCGTGGTGGTCACCGTAGTGTCCTGGAAGACCTGAGTAACGGTCTCTCCTGTCCTGGAAATCAGAAACGCGCCGAGGACGCCTTTCCGGTCGAGCAGCCTGGTTAAGTCCTGTTCGACGTTATTTTTCCAGCTCTGTTGTGCTCTCCTCCTCAATCTCTGGGGCTCTTCCACAGCCAACCTCTCCCTCCTATTCGGTTGTTAATTTAATAATTATCGCATCATAAAATAAACCTTTCTGCTGCCGCAAAGATTTTTCATGATTGTCCGGAAGTTATTATAATTAGTTGAAGATATAAAAAACTATTGTCTGGCAGGCCACAAATCCGCTGTAAGCGCGTAAAGCCTGCCGGCCTGCAGTAGCATCATAGTTTACGGTAAAAGTGGCCTGCAGT harbors:
- a CDS encoding RAD55 family ATPase gives rise to the protein MKKLKTGILGLDSLLDGGFNEHSATILVGSAGTGKTTMALQFLRKGLENGSDAIYITLEEPRSQIIEEARNMGWEDIEQYVEKGSLVFLEAAGKDLADFIKEELPRFVSEWEGSQARIVVDPLTPVIWANENKYDQRMLISQLFKETKRMGTVLSTIEEHGVTGEMTGSETIIPMYLADTILHISSVSMGNRMISIKKSRQSWHSENNFPYRFVLGIGIVIDTTGMSGKRMKKITPELKQRTYETIMRVNKDNVEQVKNIMRYLERADLGDMEPEQILDMLIEDYKVAQ